ATTGAGTTTGTAATGCTCCCTGTAATGTCTTTTGTTCAACTCCAGGTGAAATTTGAGTTCTAGCTTCATAAGAAACTGCTTGTTGTGTAGGAATATTTCCTGGGGTTTTTCCAATTAATGCAAACCATTTATTCCAGCTTTCAGGTTTTATATTTTTAAAATCAATTTGACAACCATTTAAAAAATCAGACAAACTATTCTTTAATGAGCTTTCATGATTCTCAGGAACACCTACATAAAGTTTATTATTCCAAAATAAAAGAGGAATTGCTTGTTCAGCAGGCCAAGAAGAAGGCATAGCTGAAAGTAAATTTTTATCCAGGTATTCAAAATTTAACGTACCAGATGAATCAACTAAAAGGTTTAGTGCTTCACTTAAGGATGTTTTGCCACTTTTTAATAATTGTGTTAGGGATATTCTTGTTGGATTTGCTGTTGCCATATTGTTGTTATTCCCATTTAACGTTAGCCTTTTAAAAATCGTTTTAAATATTTCATATTTCTATAATTATTTTGAACTGATTGTTATTATTATTCTGGCTCAAAAATAATATTCTATTAAATATTCTTACTAAAATAGATGTTAACCCTCCTGCTTAATCTTGGTAAATTAGCTAGTTATAGGACATATATACCTGAAAACTGTATATTTTACTCCAAATTATACTCCTTAACATTTTCTTAACCTTTCAATTAAGCTCTTTTTAGTTTACATTACATCTCTATTATATTGAAACAAGTGAAAAACAATTTCAATTTTAAAATCTTTGCTAGTAGAAGGAAACTATTTATTAATGAGCTGCCTGATAAATCACTTGTTATTTTATCAAATGGATTAGTTTTAATTTATTCAAATGACGTAGAACATAAGTTTAAACCTGATTCGGATTTTTATTATCTTACAGGAGTTGAAGAGCCAAATTCAATTTGTATTTTAAAAAAGGATAAAAAGTCATTTCAATATTTACTTTACATAGAACAACAAGAAAAAGAAAAAGAAAAATGGGTAGGGAAAAAATTAAATAAAGAAAAAGCTAAAGCAATTTATCTTGTAGATGAAACACATTACTTACAAGAATTTGATACTCATTTAAAAAAACTATTCCAAGGAGCTGAGCATATTTTTTTGCCAATTGGAAAAAATAAAACATTAGATTTAAAAATTACTAACTTAATTAACTCTATAAATAAAAATAACAGAAATGGAATAAAAGCACCTAAAAATATTTCTGATCCAAGACCAGTTATCCATAAAATGAGATTAATAAAAGATAATTATGAGATTAGTTGCATACAAAGAGCAGCTGAAATTTCAAGAGAAGCACATATTTTATCTATGTCATATGCAAGGCCTGGAATATATGAACATGAGCTAGAAGCTTTAATTGAATATAAATTTAGATCCAGGGGAGCATTAGGACCAGCATATCCTTCAATTGTTGGCTCAGGAAAAAACTGCACAGTTC
The nucleotide sequence above comes from Candidatus Melainabacteria bacterium. Encoded proteins:
- a CDS encoding aminopeptidase P N-terminal domain-containing protein translates to MKNNFNFKIFASRRKLFINELPDKSLVILSNGLVLIYSNDVEHKFKPDSDFYYLTGVEEPNSICILKKDKKSFQYLLYIEQQEKEKEKWVGKKLNKEKAKAIYLVDETHYLQEFDTHLKKLFQGAEHIFLPIGKNKTLDLKITNLINSINKNNRNGIKAPKNISDPRPVIHKMRLIKDNYEISCIQRAAEISREAHILSMSYARPGIYEHELEALIEYKFRSRGALGPAYPSIVGSGKNCTVLHYIKNNKKIQNKDLILVDAGCEYNYYASDVTRTYPANKKFLGAQKDIYEIILEAQLQAIEKIKPGKKFSDSYNKAVQVLVEGLKELKLLKGSTEKIIKKGEYKKFFMHKLGHWLGLDVHDAGPYFDERGNSIKLRPGMVMTVEPGIYISNNLQDIPQKFRGIGIRIEDDVLVTNYGNKILTSGIPKTISEIESLS